GTCTTGCCGGTGCCCTTGATCACCACACCGTCGTTGCCATTGGAGAAGTCGCTGACCACCAGCGCGGTGCTGTCCACGCCACCGGCGGCGGGGATGGTCAGGGCGTCCATGTTGGTCATGGTGCAGCCATCGAACTGGCCGGCGGTGTATTGGTTGATCGATTCGACATAGTCATTGAGCTGCACCATGTCGATCTTGATGCCGTATTTCTTCGCCCATTTGTCGAGGATGCCTTGGCTGCCGGCATACTCCCACGGCATCCAGCCGGCGTAGATGGTCCAGCACACACTGAAGTGGTCTTTGGCGGCGGCGGCTTGGGTCTGGACGCTCAACACGGCGGCGAAGGCGGCGGCGAGCAAGGCGGGTAAACGCGGTAGTTGCATGGGGTTTCTCCAGTTGATCGTGGGCGGGCAGGGAGCAACGCGGCACCGTGAACGGTGGCTTGTCTCCCGGGCTTTTATCCCGCCGTGTAACCTCAACTGGAGGTCGCCAACTCTCGGACCAGCCACTCGCGTCAAGCGAGCCGGAACCCTAGTCAGCCATTGCAAATTGTGGTGCCGCGAACCTGTGATGAATCCTGCACGGGTTAGGCAAAGCGAGAGTCGTGCCAAGTGCGCACAGGCCCGGTTTTCAGCCGGGCAGGCGGGTGGTGAGGGCGGATATCGAGGGACGAGTGCGCCAAGCGGGTGCGCTGGCGCACTGCGATGAGGCGGTTACAGCTTGAACTTGCTGACCAGCACGTTGAACGAGGTCGCCAGGCGTGACAGGTCCTGGCTTGAGGCATTGGTCTGGTGCGCGCCGGCGGCGGTCTGGGTCGACAGGTCCTGGATGTTGAGCAGGTTTCTGTCCACTTCGCGGGCAACCTGAGCTTGTTCTTCGGACGCGGAGGCGATCACCAGGTTGCGCTCGTTGATCTTCGTCACGCTGGCGGTGATGCGCTGCAACGCTTGCCCGGCGTTTTGCGCCAAGGCTTGTGTGTCGTTAGCCCAACTCAAGCTTTTGTTCATGGCGGCAACGGCGTCATCGGCGCCGACTTGAACATCACCAATCATTTTTTCAATGTCGACCGTGGAGGTTTGGGTGCGATGGGCCAAGGCCCGGACCTCGTCGGCGACCACAGCGAAACCTCGACCTTGCTCGCCCGCGCGGGCAGCTTCGATAGCCGCATTGAGTGCTAACAGGTTGGTCTGGTCTGCGATACTGCGGATGACATCAATCACCTTGCCGATTTCGCGCACCTGGTTGGCGAGGTCCGCGACCGATTGCGTCGAATCGTTGATCTCCACCACCATCGATTCCATGCCCGACACGGCCTGCTCCACTTGCTGGCGGCCTTCCTCGGCTTCGGTGGTGGCCTGATGGGACGCTTGCGATGTCGACACTGCATTGCTCGCCACTTCGTCCACTGCCGTCGTCATCTGGTTTACGGCGGTGGCGGCTTGCTGGATTTCGTCATTCTGGCGGGTCAGGCCACGGGTGCTTTCATCGGTCACCGCACTCAGTTCTTCGGCGGCCGACGCGAGCTGGTCAGCAGCGTTGGCGATCTCCACCAGGGTGCTTTTGAGGCCGCCCTGCATCTCGGACAGCGCCATCAGCAGTTGCCCGGCTTCGTCGGTGCGTTCCGTGACGATGGCGTGGGTCAGATCACCATTGGCGATGCGTTGGGCGCTTTGAACCGCTTGTGCGATAGGGCGGGTGATCAGGCGCGTGATCAGCAGACCGATGGTAATCGCAATGATGAAGGCCAGGACGATGCCGCAGATCATCCAGGTCAATGCGCTGTCGCGCAGGTCTTCGGCGGCGATCGCGCCTTCTTTGATCTGGCGGTTATTGGAGTCGATCATCACGCGGATCAGCTCGCGGGCCTGGCGGAACAGTTCATTGTTGCTGGTGTTGAGTTGCGTGCGGGCCTGTTCTGCCTGGCCGCTGTCGAGCATCGCGATGATGCGTTCGGAGTTGCTGACGTAATTTGGCCAGAGCTGGTCGAGCTTGTCGCCCGCCACTCGTTCGTCATCCTCCAGAGGCGTGGCGCGGTAGGTGGCATACGCCACCTGGCTGCGCTTGAGTTCGTTGCTGATGTCCTGACGCACACGGTCACGGTCTTGCTGGGTAACGTCGCCCTTGCTGGCATCCAGGAGTCGGTATAGGCCACGGTTGTGGGCGACCAAGCCATTGAGCGTGGCGGCGGTGTTGCTGACGGACACCAAGTTATTGGAGAAGGTCAGCTCCAAGGCGTTAGCCAGTCTAACGACACCTTTGATCCCCAATAAGCCAACGCCGAGGGTGACAAACGCACACAGAACGAACGAGAGCAGCAGTTTGGTTGAGATTTTCATGGCTTGGATCCGACGACAGTAAGTGGGGGCTCGCGCTAGAGCCTCCTTGCTCACGATCGAAATCACAATGACATCATCGCAATTGCGGAAGTTTCAGGGCAACTGAAATTACTTAATCGATTAAGCCAGTGTTTCTTCGGCGTTCAATGCCTGCGTGGTTGACACGGGGACACCCGCCGTCGGTACAGGTGTATCAAGCTGTTACGAAAACGCACCAGATTCGGTTTTTGATGTCAGATATTTCGTCATTCAA
The sequence above is a segment of the Pseudomonas sp. R76 genome. Coding sequences within it:
- a CDS encoding methyl-accepting chemotaxis protein, which produces MALSEMQGGLKSTLVEIANAADQLASAAEELSAVTDESTRGLTRQNDEIQQAATAVNQMTTAVDEVASNAVSTSQASHQATTEAEEGRQQVEQAVSGMESMVVEINDSTQSVADLANQVREIGKVIDVIRSIADQTNLLALNAAIEAARAGEQGRGFAVVADEVRALAHRTQTSTVDIEKMIGDVQVGADDAVAAMNKSLSWANDTQALAQNAGQALQRITASVTKINERNLVIASASEEQAQVAREVDRNLLNIQDLSTQTAAGAHQTNASSQDLSRLATSFNVLVSKFKL